One Candidatus Nitrotoga arctica genomic window, ATTATGCGAGACAACACATTATGGAATTCCTGTCTTCTTTTTTTTGAAGGTACGCTTACCTCACAACAATTTAATTCCTGGATTAAACCTCTGACTTTTGAAATTCACGGTAATAAAATTACCTTGACTGCACCTAACAGTTTTACGTTAAAACTTGTGCAGGGACGATTTTTACCAGAAATTTCCAAGCGAGCAGAATTATTTCTTTCATGCCCGCCAAGTTTCGAGTTACGCATAGGAGAAAGACCTCTCAATTTGCTTCCCTCAACATTACCAGTTGCTATAACTAATATTATCCCACCTATATCCCAACCCACACTTAATAAACACAAAAATCAAAATAAACTTAATCCTTTGTTATCTTTTGAAAACTTTGTTACTGGTAAAGCAAATCAATTGGCTCATGCAGCAGCAATACAAGTTGCTGAAACTCCCGGCACAACGTATAACCCATTATTTATTTACGGTGGGGTTGGATTAGGAAAAACTCATTTAATTCAGGCTATTGGAAATCATATAAAACTTGAAAATGCACAGGCAAAAATTTGCTATGTTCATGCTACAAATTATATTTCAGATGTTGTCCGCGCCTTTCAAACTAAAAAATTTGATGAATTTAAACAGTTTTACAACTCCTTAGATTTGCTATTAATTGATGATATTCAATTCATCGCGGATAAAACTGGAACCCAACAAGAATTTTTCTATACTCTTAATTCATTAATTGATGGACATAAACAAGTTGTAATCACTTGCGATACCTTTCCCAAAGAAATTTCTGGAATGACGCCCCGACTTACTTCTCGGTTCAGCTGGGGATTAACAGTCGCAGTTGAACCACCTGGTTTGGAAATGCGAGTAGCAATTTTGCTACAGAAAGCTGCTATTTCTAACAATCCGATAAGTGAAGATGTTGCTTTTTTTATTGC contains:
- the dnaA gene encoding chromosomal replication initiator protein DnaA, which encodes MRDNTLWNSCLLFFEGTLTSQQFNSWIKPLTFEIHGNKITLTAPNSFTLKLVQGRFLPEISKRAELFLSCPPSFELRIGERPLNLLPSTLPVAITNIIPPISQPTLNKHKNQNKLNPLLSFENFVTGKANQLAHAAAIQVAETPGTTYNPLFIYGGVGLGKTHLIQAIGNHIKLENAQAKICYVHATNYISDVVRAFQTKKFDEFKQFYNSLDLLLIDDIQFIADKTGTQQEFFYTLNSLIDGHKQVVITCDTFPKEISGMTPRLTSRFSWGLTVAVEPPGLEMRVAILLQKAAISNNPISEDVAFFIAKHIRSNIRELEGALKRIDAYSKFHKRIISVELAKEALKDLLASQNKQISIENIQKTVADFYRIKVADLLSKKRTRLIARPRQIAMCLARELTQLSLPEIGAAFGGRDHTTVMYACKTIESLRNLNSPLNADFNLLNQTLRN